GGATTAAACCCGGATTCTATCAACGGCAAATATACTATATCATGCGGTATGCCTTCTTCCCTGAGGATTTGCTCCATTAATGGCATATACCGTCCGGAGCGGCTTAAATATTTCTCGAATGTATCATGAGCCACTGTTTGCAAATATGCTAACGAGTTCTCGACTTTTTCGTTGAAAACAATCGGCACATCATAAACAACAGAATCTTTCTCGAAATGATGAAACTTGCCGGATTCCTTTAAATCTTTGAAATTCTTAATATCAGAAAAGAGGTCGCGGAAAGCGGCCGCCGAGCCTTCGGAATAAAGCACTCCCGATGTCATCAATGTTAGACGATAATCAGATTCTATCTCTTTTAAAAGCGTTTCCATCCATTGAGCTTCCGTCGGGAAATATTCAGCATCAAACTCAAGCTCGGATAAAACCAGCAAAGCCGCCTCAAAAGCTGCCTGAGATGAATCCAGTGAATTTTGCTGATAATAGATAACCCCATCGGTATAATATGATTCCGATTCGCCCAGCGCTTCGCGTATATCTGACCGCAGGCTCGAATTATCCTCAATGATAATATCAGCCGCGTTTATTTCATCGCCGTTCTGGTTATTGCCATTTCGAGCGGCAGGCTGGTTGGGGGTTAAGTTCTGTGAGCCATATTGTGAACAGCTAATGATGACAGCAAGTAAGAAAACTATGATAGCAAAAACACTATTTTTCAAAAATACCTCTCTTATTTTCATAACCTGTTGCATATAAGATTATTATCAAAATATGTCAAGTCTTTTTCAAGTATTTATCACAAATCTTGTAAATTATATTGGCATAATCTTTCTTTGTTGAATCAAACCAGCGAATGTTTTTCACCTTGCGAAACCAGGTAATCTGCCTTTTGGCATAATTGCGATGGCGCTGTTTGATTTTATTTATTGTCTGGTCTTTATCAATATTTTTATCAAACAGATAAGATATCATATCATTATAGCCAACCATCTTCTTCTTACGCAGCACATCCAGAAAAGGTTTTAGATTTAACACTTCCTGCTCAAAACCAGCATCAATCATATCATCGACACGTTTATTAATCCTGTTATATAAAATATCTCTTGCCGGCATGAGTCCCAGCCATAGCGGCTTACCCGTTTTCCGGTAGTCTCCGTTTTTTTGTATTTCCGAAATCGGCTTGCCTGTCAGTTTATATATCTCGATAGCCCTGATTAATCGCGAGGAATGCCGAGGATTGATTTTTTCAGCGCTTGCCGGGTCTATCACGGCAAGCATCCGGTGAAGTTTTTCGGGACCATCCTGTTGGCATATTTGTTCAAGTTCCCGACGGTATTCCTCATCCGGTTCGGGCGCTTTAAATAAACCCTCGGTTATAGCTTTTAGATATAAACCGGTGCCGCCGACTATTATCGGCAGTTTATTTCTGTCTGTAATATCATTGATTAAATCTTTTGCCAGCGAGGCAAACCTGAAAGCTGAGAATTTTTCGTGAAGTTCTAAGATATCTATCAGGTGATGCTTTACTCTCAGGCATTCATCGGGTGTTGGTTTGGCTGTGCCTATGTTGGTATGTTTATATATCTGACGCGAATCGGCGTTAATGACCTCGCCGTTATATCGAAGAGCTATTTGTATTCCAAGGCTGGTTTTGCCGGAACCTGTAGGTCCGCAGACTATAATGTATTTCATCGCCGTTTGAATATTTTTTCCAAGTCTTCGCGAGAGATTGAAACTACTGTCGGCCGTCCATGCGGGCACTGGAAAGGTTCTTGGCATTCAAAAAGACGATTGAACAAACCCTGCATCTGTTCCTGAGACAACGATTCGCCCGCTTTGATAGCGGCATGGCAGGCAACTGATGAGGCTAACGCCATAACGGCGTCCTCGCCGGTAGAAAGATTATCAGAAAAGCTGTTTAACAAGTTTCGAAAGATATCCTCGATGGCGGAGCTTTCAAAATAACACGGCACGCCTCTTATTATTACCGCTCTGCCGCCGAATGGCTCAATCTCAAATCCCAGACGTTCTAAATAATTCCGGTGTTTTTCGAAAACAGCCATCTCTTCGGGTTCGAGTTCAATCGAGAGATCGAAAAGTAATCGCTGCGAGGCGCCGGGACGTTCGCACAGGTTATTTAAAGCCGCCTCGTAGAGTATTCGTTCATGTGCTGTATGCTGGTCAATCATCCAGATTTTACCATCGCGAAACCCCATAATAAATGTATTATAATATTGCTGAAACCTTTCGCCGCCGATATCGAGTTCCTGTTCCGCCTCTTGAGTAATCTGAGAGTCTTTATCATCCGGGCAGCCGTGATTGGTGTTGTTTCCATGACTGTATTTTATAACTATCTCCGATTTATGTCCTGCTGGCTGATGGGTTTCGCTGTCTGCCATTCTGCTTATCGTGCCTTTGAAATCGCTTTTGTTGTTCGCAATAGAATGGGCTGTAAAAAGCGCCGGAACACGCACCGCCGTTTCGACAAGCTTCCGTAATTTCGAATAGAGATATTTCTCATCGGCAAATCTGACCTCGGTTTTAGCCGGATGAACATTAACATCGACAGCGGACTTGTCAATATCAATGAACACAGCCGCCATCGGAAAAAATCCCGAATCCAAAGCGTTGCCATAGCCCGAACGGATAGCATGCATGAGAGAAACATCATATATCGGGCGGCCATTGACATTCAGATGAATCTGGTTGCGGTTGCCGCGGCTAATTTCGGGGCGCGTTACGAAACCGTGAAGGTGAAGCCCCTCAAACGAATCCTCTACTTCAATAAGATGGGAGCTGACCTTATTGCCCCACAAGCGGGATAATCGGTCAATCAGTTTCTTGTCATGCGGGTAGTTTAATATCTCCTTTTTGTCTGATACCATTTTCATGGCATTAGTGAAGCGGCTGACAGCATATTTGCAGAAAATAGCTGTGGCTTTACGCGTTTCGGAGGTGTCGGATTTTAGAAACTTGCGCCGGGCAGGAGTGTTGTAAAATAGCTGTTTGACAGAAACCACGCAACCCTGGCGCGCCGGCGCCGGGTCGAGCAGGATTTCATTACCGCCCTCTATCCTGATTCGAGCGCCCTCTTTGGCTCCCGCTACTGCGCTCGTCATTTCTACAATCGAAACTGAGGCTATCGCCGGCAAGGCCTCGCCTCGGAAACCATAGCTGGCAATCGCCTGAATGTCAGCCTCATTTTCCAGCTTGGAGGTAGCATGACGGTCGAAAGCTAAGCGAAGCTGGTCGCGCGGGATACCGCTGCCGTTATCTACCAGCTTGATAAGTCTTGTGCCGCCGCGTTCGATAGTCAAGTCGAGCGTATCAGCGCCCGCATCAAGCGCATTCTCGACTAACTCTTTAATCACA
This portion of the Candidatus Zixiibacteriota bacterium genome encodes:
- the miaA gene encoding tRNA (adenosine(37)-N6)-dimethylallyltransferase MiaA, producing the protein MKYIIVCGPTGSGKTSLGIQIALRYNGEVINADSRQIYKHTNIGTAKPTPDECLRVKHHLIDILELHEKFSAFRFASLAKDLINDITDRNKLPIIVGGTGLYLKAITEGLFKAPEPDEEYRRELEQICQQDGPEKLHRMLAVIDPASAEKINPRHSSRLIRAIEIYKLTGKPISEIQKNGDYRKTGKPLWLGLMPARDILYNRINKRVDDMIDAGFEQEVLNLKPFLDVLRKKKMVGYNDMISYLFDKNIDKDQTINKIKQRHRNYAKRQITWFRKVKNIRWFDSTKKDYANIIYKICDKYLKKT
- the mutL gene encoding DNA mismatch repair endonuclease MutL translates to MPRIKKLPELLIDKIAAGEVVENPASVIKELVENALDAGADTLDLTIERGGTRLIKLVDNGSGIPRDQLRLAFDRHATSKLENEADIQAIASYGFRGEALPAIASVSIVEMTSAVAGAKEGARIRIEGGNEILLDPAPARQGCVVSVKQLFYNTPARRKFLKSDTSETRKATAIFCKYAVSRFTNAMKMVSDKKEILNYPHDKKLIDRLSRLWGNKVSSHLIEVEDSFEGLHLHGFVTRPEISRGNRNQIHLNVNGRPIYDVSLMHAIRSGYGNALDSGFFPMAAVFIDIDKSAVDVNVHPAKTEVRFADEKYLYSKLRKLVETAVRVPALFTAHSIANNKSDFKGTISRMADSETHQPAGHKSEIVIKYSHGNNTNHGCPDDKDSQITQEAEQELDIGGERFQQYYNTFIMGFRDGKIWMIDQHTAHERILYEAALNNLCERPGASQRLLFDLSIELEPEEMAVFEKHRNYLERLGFEIEPFGGRAVIIRGVPCYFESSAIEDIFRNLLNSFSDNLSTGEDAVMALASSVACHAAIKAGESLSQEQMQGLFNRLFECQEPFQCPHGRPTVVSISREDLEKIFKRR